The DNA sequence ATTCAAAATAACATAACCCACACGAGGATCCTGCCTGTGACATATGGAGCATTGACATAATCTAGATTTTGAGCAAAGGTTCCATTACATAATTACTTAGCCCTTGGAAAGAAGAAGGGCTCACCAAAATGACTAAGATCTACTAAGGGACGGGTGGAATGGAACCTGGAATGActcctgtatctgaaaaacatgGGAATATAATAGGGTGAGTTTTGCAACTCAGTGAGCAAACATTACATCTATAACCCACACGAGACAATACAGAGTTTACcttgaaaattatatttcttttcAGAGATGAGAAattcatattaattaattatacaaaCATTAGATAAATAGTTAAACGGATGAACTGAAATGGGAGTTCTCATTCCAGaagtcaaatcaaatcaaatattacaCAACTAGGGCGGCTCCACCTCTAAGGGTAGCCCTTTCCTCTAGTGTGCCCGTACGGTATAACAGATCCAACGTGTGGCCTACACGTTAGGCTAGCAACGCCCCTGCTAGCTGAGGTCTGAGCCAGATGCATCTAGGTTAACGTCATAACCGTCGTTAACTACGGTTTTCTAGTCAGAGTCTCCCAAACCAATCCAAATCAAATCACTTATAAAAATCTCTAGTGCTTATAACATACTACTAAATTCCATAGCAAATCAATATATATAGGATTgcatactaaaatttaattaaaatttacataaggtcaaataaaaaaacatttatactttacaaaatatataaatatcatctcgtgtgtatttttataaaattgtaagtttcacaaatcaatatttattttcaaaaattcagaaatcacaataataaaatattttcaaactccAAAATTAATGATTCAACATAgatattgataataatatatttaaaaacaaTTATAGATATAATATCCACTCACAACTTGATTCCAAAGAACCGGAAGCAACTCTGAGCGCGTCAACGAGCTACCAAATGATGTCCAATAATTCTACAACTCTAGAAATATGACAATAATGATATTTGTGAGCTACTACTATTGTCAATTAACATAATCTTACTCACCTTGACAAAAGCCCCAAATTTTCTAACCCCTAATAACCCTAATTCGGATTTATATATACCCATAAATATAAAGATGACAAAACTTGGAGATATGGCTAATTATTGAGTCAAAGAGTTATCTTGAAGCCTCAATAATAACCGGGACTCAAAGTTGAATGCTTCATTCACTCATTAAGTTGAAATTTTCTGATTTGGAGATTTTGAGAAAATGAGATTTGAATAAATGGAGATAGAATAGAGAAGAAAAGGAAGCAAGATGATGAAGGTGAATTTGATGATATTGAGTGGTTGGTTGCAAGGAGAAGAGATGAAAAAATCTAGTTGGTAAGAGAAGAGAAATGAGggttttatattttgattttttttaaagaaaatgaaaggGAAGGAGAACAGAGGGGGAGGGGGAGTGTCGAAGAAgatgagaagagagaaagaaaatttttaagtGGGGGCATGTGCCCCCCACGTGTTCTCaacctctctctcttttcttttttttttcacactCTCGGTTATTACACATAAAATCTCATTTTTCACCCAAGAAAAGTTAAATATACACCAGACTCTATCCCCTGATGCTTTATCCCTAAACTcttaaatcctaaaccctaaaccctataccaaaataaaaaaataaagaataatttaTAACATAAATAGCAGATtctgaaatatatatatatatatatatatatatatatatatatatatatatgtgtgtgtaaaatgtcaaacacaaaaaaattcagaaataaTACACTCAAGAAAACTATGGTTTACACACATATTCTGTAACTATACATCCAAAAAACTATCCACTGCTGCTGGTTTCCTGAACTGATAATTCATAACACGTCCTTGATATTGATTGAAATTCGGATGCACCACTGATACAGCATGAAAGAGGTTTAACTGGATATAATAAACCTACAGCCTTGGCATAGTCATTGTAAAATTTTGTAGCATCTTCAAGGTTTTTAAAAGTCATTCCTACCTTGGGAACAAGTTGCTCATCAACAACAGAGAGAGACTGCAAAATACAACATgttaaaaacaagaaaatactATAGAATTTCTGCACctcataaaaatataacaatcaAACTAACATACACCCAAGGACTCTTGATATACACCCGAACGACAACAagtcaattaaaaataacaaaaaaaaccataaactgtaaatacacccaaacttccataaaaatacacccaaaaagttctgatctacacccgagcgtctgctataaattgcagataattaatcaaaactaataCATTAGATTCAATCCACAGATTATGTTCACGCATTAATTTCACAGTCTAGCTTCACGAATTATTCAGCTAAACAATCAAAATTAACTGAAACTAAATCAAACCTCAGAAACTTTGTtcgattcaaattcaaaatccacTTCGCTGTGATTGAGCTAACAATCTGAGATTGAAGCCACTTCGCCGTGATTGCGCTAATAATCTGAGGTTGAatcatccattatcttcaaaaggatttcaaaatttgatttcagaaaccagaaaatcaaaataaaacgAAGCTAGCATTACAATTCGCAAAACTCAGGCGAATGACGAAGACCAAAGAAGTGATAAACGCAGAAGAAAGAAGGATCCAAAAGATCAGAGGAGAACGCGAGAAGGAGAACGAAGAAACTTGGCAAGAGATTCGAAGAAGGTAAGGAAATATTTTGAAGATTGGAAGAGAGATATTCGCGCGTTAATTGATTTTGATTGAAACTAAAGTCTGTTATATAGCGCGTGACTTGTACGTATGAATTGGAGCACGTTTAGGGTTTTAGTAAGTTCTGcacttgtaagacttgtaaaTGCTAATTGCTTGTATGCTAAGATTAATTCAAAACTAAAATACATCTAGTGCTTAAATATGttcttcaattttaaaattatgatcTATCTATCATACTAATTGTTTGAATAATATCTTAGCTGACAAAATAATATTaactttatttgtttttttcatGAATAAGATGAAGCCATTAAATTGTTGATGTACTGATTAAGGAACCTGATTTTGTGGCATATGCACATGCCTTTTATCTTTTCGTTGTTGTGTTGTAAATTTGTGTTTCAAACTTAGTTGCATATAGAGGAGACTATGAAACCTTAAGTCTTTATATATTAATCCAAACAAGTAtataccaatagaaatcaaagaaaatcaTATATTTAGCTGATGGACTCTCACACATGGTTTGCACTTGATTATTCTTAGGCTTCCATTTGTTTGGCCCTAGTCATATAAGCCACGTTTTATACATTTCTTATTGAAGTTTATCTGGGTGTTCTAAGTGATGATTTATGATTAACATTTTTTCTGACATTGTTTTCCTAGATAAGTTACTCATATATGAATAATGAAGCAAAATTAGGCTTTATCTAACTGATCTTCTACCTATTTCTACTTGTTTACTTCTGTCATTACTCATTAGTATATGTTTATTGGCGGACTGATAATAATATGTTTATATCATCGTCCCTGATTGTTATTTAAAGAAGAATGGCTTCTTAGTAGAATTCATATTTCTTGATTTGGATTCTAGACTTTTCTACATGCAAGACCTTGAAGGGGTTATATATCTCAAGGAACCTGGTCTCTTTAATGATGAAGCTTGTTTACTGAGGTGATTTTTCTTATTGTGGTTGTGAAATGtgttaaaattttatatgtCTCTTCGATATATGCTTATACTTACAATTTAATGAAGTTGGTTTTGCACATTTATCATATCTCATAATGTAATGGTGAGGATGATatgcatgatgatgatggtggctAGGATGAACAAGATCATAATTTACTCAGTGTAATCCTCTCATATGACTGCATAATATGGTACGAGTTTATTAGAAACCTAAACCCATAATTGGTAACTACTAACTATTTGAAAATCGTCCTTGGGGTCTTGTTACCCACACTCATGAATACAAGTTGCCTTGTGATTAAGTAAACAAATGTTCATGTTGGGTCCTTCCTTCCAGTACATAGTTCAATTTACTGTAGCGTGTATATGTCATTGATTCTGAAGCATCGTGAGACCATTAGAGCCCCTGTTTTCTAAATATTAGGGCCAATTGGTTTTAGTTCCCCTTAAAGATATCTAGAAATGAGAAAAGGTACCAGGTTACCAGGGGGGTGTATGTGTGTTGGGGAGAGAAAAGGAAGGGGAGGGGGTGTATAGGTCGTGTTGAAAAGAGTGGAAATTGTCATAAAATATATGTATGTAGATTAACAAATGGTGTTTGGTATTGATACCGTAATAATCAAATTCTAAAGCATAGAACATTGGGATCCACATTTAAATTGAGTATCCCCTCGGAAGGGAACTTTGGGAGATCACTGGCAATGGATTTAGCAACGTCGAAGTATGATtggttctttctttcttctggAGTTTTTCCCAACAATTTGGTAGGGAATTTGACATTGCTTTTCTTGGTTTTTTCCTCAAATTCCTCTGTCTTCATTCTCCAGCTGCCATTTCTCAAGTTGAAGCTATACAAAGGAAGGAACCTTTGGCCATATACAGCTAAAAATTCGATGGCACTTAGAATGTATTCAAAATCCTCTTCACTCATGTAATAAGGGAAACTAACACGGGTCCATCCAGGTTTCACTCCAACATAGCCCTATTCAAAATAACAAACAATTTTGGGTAAGAAACAAAACATACTCTGACATTATGAGCAGctatatgatttgtaaaagagcTTCTATACACTGAACTATCAAACAGTAGAGTTGCAGGAAAGTGAAAAGTCACCATAAGTAGTTATTGTAATAGGTAgttattattgttgatttaGCACTTCTTTGCAATTTTATTAGTTGACAGTTTATTGTGCATAGAATTAATTCCTTGGAAGAATGTTGAGAGGCTTTTGGTTTTTTACCTTTTGAACAGCTGATCTAATGGAAAGTGATTGAGATTTGCTGATATGGAGCAACTCATGGCCGTAAGGACCAGCACAAGCGCAACCACCACGAGCTTGGATGCCGAAGAGATCATTGAGCAATGCTGCAACAAAAGGGCCATGAAGTGGCAAGCCTCTTTTGCATCCTGTTTCTGCCCACAAGTTAagttcatcatgttcttgggaaTAAGAATTGGTGTTAGTGTAGATGAGAAATGACAATATAGCTTGTCTCTTGGTACTTGTGTTTCCTAGAACCTCAATGTTGGGATTGGGGATAAGCCTCTTAAGTGCCTTGTTAATGTACAACTGTTCTCTTTTCTCAATCTCTTCATAGCCAATGTATTCTTTCACCCAAAATGCCAAGGCTGCTCTAACTGTCTGGATTATTGGAGGGGTACCTccactctctctttcttctaTGTTCTCCAAGTATAATGTATCCTGCATTGTTACCCAAATTTTGATGTTGAATTCATTGATGGATGAAATTTGCTTGTATGAGAATATATTAACTTGTGTGAATATTTTTATCCCTGCTAAAAAGGGCATGCTAAATATGAAACAAATCGATTTACCTTTTCATTGAAGGCATTGACATAGGTAACAGTTCCACCTCCACAAGTGGAGGGAGGTGAAGATCCTATACGGTAAAGGGCCTTGTTCATGAGGAGCACACCAGGGGAGTCAGGACCACCAAGAAACTTATGCGGACTCAGGAACACAGCATCATACCCATCACTATGCCCTGATCTCATGTCAATCTCCACGTATGGACCactaaacaaacaaaacaagtaaaaaaCATTACAAAGTTTTCTAATACACAAGTTTATCtgacaacaataataaaatagcAGTCCACTGATTATTTCTAAGTACCTTGCTGCAAAATCAAAGCATGCAAAGCAGTTGTACTGATGAAGAAGACGAGCAATGGCTCGCGTGTCGGAGTGTATTCCGGTGACATTGCTACAAGCTGAAAAAGATCCCAATAATGGTCTGTTGGTATTTTTGTAGGCCTCAAGCTGTAGCTTCAGGGCATCCATGTCCAACAAGCCTTCATCATCAAGACCAATCTCAACCACTTCAGCCAAGCTTTGCCGCCATGAAAGGAGGTTTGAATGATGCTCATGGGGCCCCACAAACACcacccatctttcttctttgccaagGCTCTTTACCACCTTTTCCCTCAAAATCGAGGGCACCGCGATTCCCATTACTTCTTGGAGCCTCTTGATGGCTGCGGTTGTGCCGGAACCACAGAATATGATTGTATCTTCTTCTCCACCGCCAAGGCAACTTTTAATGTATGTGGTTGCTTCATGCAGCATTTTTGTTGTCCTGCTTCCCACGTAACTGTCACAAGTGTGAGTGTTACCTGCAACACATACACAAAAACTAACATGACTCAAAAAGATGCTCTACAACACTTGatagaaaagaataagaaaattaatatGATATACATAGTGTAACATATATACCATAGAAAGGAAGAAGATGATCGGTGATGAAGTTTTCATTGTAATGTAAGCTGCGGCCTGAAGCAGTGTGATCAGCATACACAAGTTTTCTTCTTCCAAACGGAGAATCGAACTCAGCATCGTTGCCTATCatctgggaccga is a window from the Arachis stenosperma cultivar V10309 chromosome 3, arast.V10309.gnm1.PFL2, whole genome shotgun sequence genome containing:
- the LOC130970155 gene encoding uncharacterized protein LOC130970155: MLRYLNKIIHHIIHLLLMEIEPILLAEPSIVQSKRSKVVEDNSKVVVLSKTSVLSETSQDFCNHSESFEKLVRIGLPCNDSVEEKLCWLRSQMIGNDAEFDSPFGRRKLVYADHTASGRSLHYNENFITDHLLPFYGNTHTCDSYVGSRTTKMLHEATTYIKSCLGGGEEDTIIFCGSGTTAAIKRLQEVMGIAVPSILREKVVKSLGKEERWVVFVGPHEHHSNLLSWRQSLAEVVEIGLDDEGLLDMDALKLQLEAYKNTNRPLLGSFSACSNVTGIHSDTRAIARLLHQYNCFACFDFAASGPYVEIDMRSGHSDGYDAVFLSPHKFLGGPDSPGVLLMNKALYRIGSSPPSTCGGGTVTYVNAFNEKDTLYLENIEERESGGTPPIIQTVRAALAFWVKEYIGYEEIEKREQLYINKALKRLIPNPNIEVLGNTSTKRQAILSFLIYTNTNSYSQEHDELNLWAETGCKRGLPLHGPFVAALLNDLFGIQARGGCACAGPYGHELLHISKSQSLSIRSAVQKGYVGVKPGWTRVSFPYYMSEEDFEYILSAIEFLAVYGQRFLPLYSFNLRNGSWRMKTEEFEEKTKKSNVKFPTKLLGKTPEERKNQSYFDVAKSIASDLPKFPSEGILNLNVDPNVLCFRI